From Pempheris klunzingeri isolate RE-2024b chromosome 16, fPemKlu1.hap1, whole genome shotgun sequence, a single genomic window includes:
- the LOC139216054 gene encoding brain and acute leukemia cytoplasmic protein, with protein sequence MIFPMGCGGSRADAIIEPRYHESWTRETESTWLTNTDIETPLPVANSKALEASLREKRMVNTGTQCGKQALTSTGSNHQRRLRRSFSDQTTRESKRRASKEASKDGQPVSINSSGDAEPGNVCDER encoded by the exons ATGATTTTCCCGATGGGTTGTGGAGGGAGTCGGGCGGACGCGATCATCGAGCCGAGGTACCATGAGAGCTGGACCAGAGAGACGGAATCGACGTGGCTCACCAACACGGACATAGAGACCCCTCTGCCAGTAGCAAACA GTAAAGCTCTGGAGGCCAGTCTGAGGGAGAAGAGGATGGTGAACACTGGTACCCAGTGTGGGAAGCAGGCCCTCACATCCACCGGCTCCAACCACCAGAGGAGACTCAGGCGCTCCTTCAGTGAT CAAACCACTCGTGAGTCCAAAAGGAGGGCATCAAAGGAGGCATCTAAGGATGGGCAGCCCGTCAGCATCAACAGCAGCGGAGACGCTGAGCCTGGGAATGTGTGTGATGAAAGATGA
- the atp6v1c1b gene encoding V-type proton ATPase subunit C 1-B encodes MTEFWMISAPGEKTCQQTWDKLMVATTRTNNLSNNSKFNIPDLKVGTLDVLVGLSDELAKLDTFVESVVKKVAQYMADVLEDSRDKVQENLLANGVDLVTYITRFQWDMAKYPIKQSLKNISEIISKQATQIDNDLKARASAYNNLKGNLQNLERKNAGSLLTRSLADIVKKEDFVLDSEYLITMLAVVPKVSYVDWQKTYETLAEMVVPRSTKLLFEDNDSGLFSVTLFRKAMDDFKHKARENKFTVRDFQYNEEEMKADKEEMTRLSTDKKKQFGPLVRWLKVNFSEAFIAWIHIKALRVFVESVLRYGLPVNFQAMLLQPNKKNMKKLREVLYDLYKHLDSSAAIIDASMDIPGLNLSQQEYYPYVYYKIDCNLLDFKV; translated from the exons ATGACTGAATTCTGGATGATCTCTGCTCCGGGGGAGAAGACATGCCAGCAGACGTGGGACAAGCTGATGGTGGCCACCACACGCACCAACAACCTCTCCAACAACAGCAAATTCAACATCCCGGATCTGAAG GTCGGAACACTAGATGTCTTAGTGGGTCTGTCGGACGAACTGGCTAAACTTGACACTTTTGTGGAAAG TGTGGTGAAGAAGGTCGCTCAGTATATGGCCGATGTTCTGGAGGACAGCAGAGACAAAGTCCAGGAGAACCTACTTGCCAATGGAG tTGACCTGGTCACCTATATCACCAGATTTCAGTGGGACATGGCGAAGTATCCGATCAAACAGTCGCTGAAGAACATCTCTGAGATCATCTCCAAG CAAGCAACTCAGATCGACAACGACCTGAAGGCCAGAGCTTCAGCCTACAACAACCTGAAGGGAAACCTGCAGAACCTGGAGAGGAAGAATGC GGGGAGCTTGTTGACCAGGAGTTTGGCTGACATAGTGAAGAAAGAGGACTTTGTACTGGACTCAGAGTACCTGATTACCATGCTGGCGGTTGTCCCAAA GGTGAGCTATGTCGACTGGCAGAAGACGTATGAAACCCTGGCAGAAATGGTTGTGCCGCGCTCCACTAA GCTGCTGTTTGAAGACAATGACAGCGGTCTGTTCAGTGTCACCCTCTTCAGGAAGGCTATGGATGACTTCAAGCACAAGGCCCGGGAAAACAA GTTTACAGTGCGTGATTTCCAGTAcaatgaggaggagatgaaggcagACAAAGAGGAGATGACACGTTTGTCCACTGACAAGAAGAAACAGTTT GGGCCTTTGGTGCGATGGCTCAAAGTGAACTTCAGCGAAGCCTTCATCGCGTGGATTCACATTAAAGCCctgcgtgtgtttgtggagtCAGTATTACG GTATGGGCTGCCAGTGAACTTCCAGGCCATGCTGCTGCAGCCCAACaagaagaacatgaagaagCTGAGGGAGGTGCTGTACGACCTTTACAAACACCTGGACAGCAGCGCTGCCATCATTGAT GCCTCTATGGACATTCCAGGGCTGAACCTGAGCCAGCAGGAGTACTACCCCTACGTTTACTACAAGATCGACTGCAACCTGTTGGACTTCAAAGTCTAG